The following coding sequences lie in one Oryctolagus cuniculus chromosome 7, mOryCun1.1, whole genome shotgun sequence genomic window:
- the LCK gene encoding tyrosine-protein kinase Lck yields the protein MGCSCSSNPEDDWMENIDVCENCHYPIVPLEGKATLPIRNGSEVRDPLVTYEGSNPPASPLQDNLVIALHSYEPSHDGDLGFEKGEQLRILEQNGEWWKAQSLTTGQEGFIPFNFVAKANSLEPEPWFFKNLSRKDAERQLLAPGNTHGSFLIRESESTAGSFSLSVRDFDQNQGEVVKHYKIRNLDNGGFYISPRITFPGLHELVRHYTSAPDGLCTRLSRPCQTQKPQKPWWEDEWEVPRETLKLVERLGAGQFGEVWMGYYNGHTKVAVKSLKQGSMSPDAFLAEANLMKQLQHQRLVRLYAVVTQEPIYIITEYMENGSLVDFLKTPTGIKLTINKLLDMAAQIAEGMAFIEERNYIHRDLRAANILVSDTLSCKIADFGLARLIEDNEYTAREGAKFPIKWTAPEAINYGTFTIKSDVWSFGILLTEIVTHGRIPYPGMTNPEVIQNLERGYRMVRPENCPEELYHLMKLCWKERPEDRPTFDYLRSVLEDFFTATEGQYQPQP from the exons ATGGGCTGTAGCTGCAGCTCAAACCCTGAAGATGACTGGATGGAAAACATCGACGTGTGTGAGAACTGCCACTACCCCATAGTCCCACTGGAAGGCAAGGCCACG ctgccCATCCGGAACGGCTCTGAGGTTCGGGACCCACTGGTCACCTATGAAGGTTCAAACCCTCCGGCATCCCCACTGCAAG ACAACCTGGTTATCGCCCTGCACAGCTATGAGCCCTCTCACGACGGAGACCTGGGCTTCGAGAAGGGTGAACAGCTCCGTATCCTGGAGCA GAACGGGGAGTGGTGGAAGGCGCAGTCCCTGACCACAGGCCAGGAAGGCTTCATCCCCTTCAACTTCGTGGCCAAAGCGAACAGCCTGGAGCCCGAACC CTGGTTCTTCAAGAACCTAAGCCGCAAGGACGCAGAGCGGCAGCTCCTGGCGCCCGGGAACACACACGGCTCCTTCCTGATCCGGGAGAGCGAGAGCACCGCGG GATCATTTTCACTGTCGGTGCGGGATTTCGACCAGAACCAGGGAGAGGTGGTGAAACATTACAAGATCCGTAACCTGGACAACGGCGGCTTCTACATCTCCCCTCGCATCACTTTTCCAGGCCTGCACGAGCTGGTCCGCCATTACACCA GTGCTCCGGACGGGCTGTGCACGCGGCTGAGCCGCCCCTGCCAGACCCAGAAGCCCCAGAAGCCTTGGTGGGAGGACGAATGGGAGGTTCCCAGGGAGACGCTGAAGCTGGTGGAGCGGCTCGGGGCCGGACAGTTCGGGGAGGTGTGGATGG GCTATTACAACGGGCACACAAAGGTGGCGGTGAAGAGCCTGAAGCAGGGCAGCATGTCCCCCGACGCCTTCCTGGCCGAGGCCAACCTCATGAAGCAGCTGCAGCACCAGCGGCTGGTCCGGCTCTACGCGGTGGTCACCCAGGAGCCCATCTACATCATCACGGAATACATGGAAAACG GGAGCTTAGTGGATTTTCTCAAGACCCCTACAGGCATCAAATTGACCATCAACAAACTCTTGGACATGGCAGCCCAA ATTGCAGAGGGCATGGCATTCATTGAAGAGCGGAATTATATCCACCGGGACCTGCGGGCTGCCAACATCCTGGTTTCTGACACCCTGAGCTGCAAGATTGCAGACTTTGGCCTAGCGCGCCTCATTGAGGACAATGAATACACAGCCAGGGAAG GAGCCAAGTTTCCTATTAAGTGGACAGCACCAGAAGCCATTAACTATGGGACATTCACCATCAAGTCAGATGTGTGGTCCTTTGGGATCCTGCTGACGGAGATCGTCACTCATGGCCGCATCCCTTACCCAG GGATGACTAATCCTGAAGTGATCCAGAACCTGGAGCGGGGCTACCGCATGGTGCGCCCTGAGAACTGCCCAGAGGAGCTGTACCACCTCATGAAGCTGTGCTGGAAAGAGCGCCCAGAGGACCGGCCCACCTTTGACTACCTGCGCAGCGTGCTGGAGGACTTCTTCACGGCCACAGAGGGCCAGTACCAGCCCCAGCCTTGA